A region of Streptomyces sp. TG1A-60 DNA encodes the following proteins:
- a CDS encoding glutamate ABC transporter substrate-binding protein, protein MKLRKVSAAAATALVLALTATACGGDDSSGNESGSDSGSSEKITIGIKFDQPGIGQKTADGDYAGFDVDVATYVAKELGYDENQIEWREAKSADRETMLERGDVDFIAASYSINDEREKKVDFAGPYLLAHQDILIRADDNSITKPEDLNEKNLCSVAGSTSAQNVKDKIAPKANLQTYGGYSECLTGLENEAVDALTTDDSILAGYAAQEQFKGKFKLAGFKMSNENYGIGVKEGSDLKAKINSALEKMVSDNSWDEAVKANFGPANYKNEPAPKIGNIVK, encoded by the coding sequence ATGAAGCTTCGCAAGGTCTCCGCCGCAGCGGCCACGGCCCTCGTCCTCGCCCTCACGGCCACCGCTTGCGGCGGTGACGACAGCAGCGGCAACGAGAGCGGGTCGGACTCGGGCTCCAGCGAGAAGATCACGATCGGCATCAAGTTCGACCAGCCGGGCATCGGCCAGAAGACCGCCGACGGCGACTACGCGGGCTTCGATGTCGACGTCGCGACGTACGTCGCCAAGGAGCTCGGCTACGACGAGAACCAGATCGAGTGGCGAGAAGCCAAGAGCGCCGACCGCGAGACGATGCTCGAGCGCGGTGACGTGGACTTCATCGCCGCCTCGTACTCGATCAACGACGAGCGCGAGAAGAAGGTCGACTTCGCCGGCCCGTACCTCCTCGCCCACCAGGACATCCTGATCCGTGCCGACGACAACTCGATCACGAAGCCGGAGGACCTGAACGAGAAGAACCTCTGCTCGGTCGCCGGCTCGACATCGGCGCAGAACGTCAAGGACAAGATCGCCCCGAAGGCCAACCTGCAGACGTACGGCGGCTACTCGGAGTGCCTGACCGGCCTGGAGAACGAGGCCGTCGACGCGCTGACCACCGACGACTCCATCCTCGCCGGGTACGCGGCGCAGGAGCAGTTCAAGGGCAAGTTCAAGCTCGCCGGCTTCAAGATGAGCAACGAGAACTACGGGATCGGCGTCAAGGAGGGCAGCGACCTCAAGGCCAAGATCAACAGTGCCCTGGAGAAGATGGTGTCCGACAACTCCTGGGACGAGGCCGTGAAGGCCAACTTCGGTCCGGCGAACTACAAGAACGAGCCCGCGCCGAAGATCGGCAACATCGTCAAGTGA
- a CDS encoding TAXI family TRAP transporter solute-binding subunit — translation MVQALPRIGRRHALLGSMASLVVLGLLAWWLWPREESPSGAITLTTGAERGVYQEYGNRLRNAISGDMPGLRVQLMPSNGSQTNVRRVATGKADFAIAQADAVQTYIDEGRPGADKLCGVARLYDDYIQLVVPADSTVQSVSELKGKRVAVGPEGSGVRLIAERLLAADGLDIDKDIDARRDTIGTSPDELRTGEIDAFFWSGGLPTKGLSDLAVKEKYEFRFVPIRSDLVTKLHDQGGVFSHYRTSVMPADAYPTILTNPVPTLTVANLLITREDVDPRLTEWLTRVVLKSRDNIGQHVHAAQVVDLRTAIYTDPLPLHEGAGAYYRSVKP, via the coding sequence ATGGTCCAGGCACTCCCCCGCATCGGCAGGCGGCACGCACTCCTGGGCTCGATGGCTTCGCTGGTGGTCCTCGGGCTGCTGGCGTGGTGGCTGTGGCCGCGCGAGGAGTCGCCGAGCGGGGCGATCACCCTCACCACGGGAGCCGAACGGGGCGTCTACCAGGAGTACGGCAACCGGCTGCGCAACGCGATCTCCGGCGACATGCCGGGCCTGCGGGTCCAGCTGATGCCCAGCAACGGGTCCCAGACGAACGTCCGCCGTGTGGCCACCGGGAAGGCCGACTTCGCCATCGCCCAGGCCGACGCCGTGCAGACGTACATCGACGAGGGTCGGCCCGGCGCCGACAAGCTGTGCGGCGTCGCACGGCTGTACGACGACTACATCCAGCTGGTCGTCCCCGCCGACTCGACCGTCCAGAGCGTCTCGGAACTGAAGGGCAAGCGGGTCGCCGTCGGACCCGAGGGCTCCGGCGTACGGCTGATAGCGGAACGTCTGCTGGCGGCGGACGGCCTGGACATCGACAAGGACATCGACGCGCGGCGGGACACCATCGGGACGAGCCCCGACGAACTCCGCACCGGCGAGATAGACGCCTTCTTCTGGTCGGGCGGACTGCCCACGAAGGGCCTGAGCGACCTCGCGGTCAAGGAGAAGTACGAGTTCCGGTTCGTCCCGATCCGCAGCGACCTGGTGACGAAACTGCACGACCAGGGCGGGGTCTTCAGCCACTACCGGACGTCCGTGATGCCTGCCGACGCCTACCCGACCATTCTGACGAACCCCGTGCCCACCCTTACCGTGGCGAACCTGCTCATCACCCGCGAGGACGTGGACCCCCGGCTCACCGAGTGGCTGACCCGCGTCGTCCTCAAGAGCCGGGACAACATCGGCCAGCACGTCCACGCGGCCCAGGTGGTGGACCTGCGCACCGCCATCTACACGGACCCGCTGCCGCTGCACGAGGGCGCGGGGGCGTACTACCGGTCGGTGAAGCCGTAA
- a CDS encoding AI-2E family transporter — MAPTDETARFEPQASPFGTTPPPRSQAGPGPGAAPSNRMPRWLPRAMVLALTLVAVFQLGSWAFHQLIGLLTNVLIAFFLALAIEPAVSWMASKGLRRGFATLLVFLITLIGAAGFVTLLGSMLAGQIIKMVEDFPAYLDSVISWINATFHTELKRVDIQEGLLRSDWLQKYVQNSATGVLDVSAQVLGGLFQLLTIALFSFFFAADGPRLRRALCSVLPPAKQAEVLRAWEIAVDKTGGYLYSRSLMALVSGVAHYVLLEYLDVPYAPALAVWVGLVSQFIPTIGTYLAGALPMLIAFTVNPWYALWVLVFVVIYQQFENYLLQPKLTAKTVDIHPAVAFGSVIAGTALLGAVGALIAIPAIATLQAFLGAYVKRYDVTDDPRVHGHRRRGTRNLFAPLHRRAQAAWEGAAPAATSSGACASGWSGSWTSGARDPRTAPRKRTAPRTTAIVAVVRA, encoded by the coding sequence GTGGCCCCCACAGACGAGACCGCGCGGTTCGAGCCCCAGGCATCCCCGTTCGGCACGACACCGCCTCCCCGCTCCCAGGCCGGTCCCGGCCCCGGCGCCGCGCCGAGCAACCGCATGCCCCGCTGGCTGCCGCGCGCGATGGTGCTGGCGCTCACCCTCGTCGCCGTCTTCCAACTGGGCAGCTGGGCGTTCCACCAGCTCATCGGCCTGCTGACCAACGTCCTCATCGCGTTCTTCCTCGCACTCGCGATCGAGCCCGCGGTGAGCTGGATGGCCTCGAAGGGCCTGCGCAGGGGCTTCGCCACCCTTTTGGTCTTCCTGATCACGCTGATCGGGGCCGCAGGCTTCGTCACCCTGCTGGGCTCGATGCTCGCCGGACAGATCATCAAGATGGTCGAGGACTTCCCGGCGTACCTCGACTCCGTCATCAGCTGGATCAACGCCACCTTCCACACCGAGCTCAAGCGCGTCGACATCCAGGAGGGGCTGCTCCGCTCCGACTGGCTGCAGAAGTACGTGCAGAACAGCGCCACGGGCGTCCTCGACGTCTCAGCGCAGGTCCTGGGCGGCCTCTTCCAACTGCTGACGATCGCGCTGTTCTCGTTCTTCTTCGCCGCCGACGGCCCACGGCTGCGGCGCGCGCTGTGCTCCGTACTGCCGCCCGCCAAGCAGGCCGAGGTACTGCGCGCGTGGGAGATCGCCGTCGACAAGACCGGCGGCTATCTGTACTCACGCAGCCTGATGGCGCTGGTCTCCGGCGTCGCGCACTACGTCCTGCTGGAGTACCTGGACGTGCCCTACGCGCCCGCGCTCGCGGTCTGGGTCGGTCTGGTCTCGCAGTTCATCCCCACCATCGGCACCTATCTCGCGGGTGCCCTGCCGATGCTGATCGCCTTCACGGTCAACCCCTGGTACGCGCTGTGGGTCCTCGTCTTCGTAGTCATCTACCAGCAGTTCGAGAACTACCTGCTGCAGCCCAAGCTGACCGCCAAGACGGTGGACATCCACCCGGCCGTCGCCTTCGGATCGGTCATCGCGGGCACCGCACTCCTCGGGGCCGTCGGCGCGCTCATCGCCATCCCCGCCATCGCCACCCTGCAGGCCTTCCTCGGGGCGTACGTGAAGCGGTACGACGTCACGGACGACCCCCGGGTGCACGGACACCGCAGACGCGGCACGCGTAACCTCTTCGCCCCCCTGCACAGACGGGCGCAGGCGGCATGGGAGGGGGCGGCACCGGCGGCGACGTCCTCAGGCGCGTGCGCAAGCGGCTGGAGCGGAAGTTGGACCAGCGGCGCGCGAGACCCGAGGACGGCGCCTCGTAAGAGGACGGCACCCCGTACGACAGCCATCGTCGCCGTCGTCCGTGCTTGA
- a CDS encoding amino acid ABC transporter ATP-binding protein, giving the protein MTEVSVVKDAVPAADDLVVLKSVNKHFGALHVLQDIDLTITRGEVVVVIGPSGSGKSTLCRTINRLESIDSGDILIDGRPLPAEGKALARLRADVGMVFQSFNLFAHKTVLENVMLGQLKVRRADKKKAEEKARSLLDRVGVSTQADKYPAQLSGGQQQRVAIARALAMDPKVMLFDEPTSALDPEMINEVLEVMQQLAREGMTMVVVTHEMGFARSAANRVVFMADGRIVEEAVPDQFFSNPRSDRAKDFLSKILHH; this is encoded by the coding sequence ATGACCGAAGTTTCGGTGGTCAAGGACGCGGTGCCCGCGGCCGACGACCTGGTCGTCCTGAAGAGCGTCAACAAGCACTTCGGCGCGTTGCACGTGCTCCAGGACATCGATCTGACGATCACCAGGGGCGAGGTCGTCGTGGTGATCGGACCCTCCGGGTCCGGTAAGTCCACTCTGTGCCGCACCATCAACCGGCTGGAGTCGATCGACTCCGGCGACATCCTGATCGACGGCAGGCCGCTGCCCGCCGAGGGCAAGGCGCTCGCCCGGCTGCGCGCCGACGTCGGCATGGTGTTCCAGTCGTTCAATCTCTTCGCGCACAAGACCGTGCTCGAGAACGTGATGCTGGGGCAACTCAAGGTCCGCAGGGCCGACAAGAAGAAGGCCGAGGAGAAGGCCCGGAGCCTGCTGGACCGGGTCGGTGTGAGCACCCAGGCGGACAAGTACCCCGCGCAGCTCTCGGGCGGTCAGCAGCAGCGTGTCGCGATCGCGCGGGCACTGGCCATGGACCCCAAGGTCATGCTCTTCGACGAGCCGACCTCGGCACTCGACCCCGAGATGATCAACGAGGTCCTGGAAGTCATGCAGCAGCTCGCCCGGGAGGGCATGACCATGGTCGTGGTCACCCACGAGATGGGCTTCGCCCGTTCTGCCGCCAACAGGGTGGTGTTCATGGCGGACGGCCGCATCGTCGAAGAGGCGGTGCCGGACCAGTTCTTCAGCAACCCCCGCAGCGACCGGGCCAAGGACTTCCTGTCGAAGATCCTGCACCACTGA
- the recX gene encoding recombination regulator RecX, with product MTRRTDWGEYAYPSAPESRGRGGTAGGTDGHGFGPYDDTPCYGTDGPHDGEFYDGEPYGGDGDAGRREDGSRSGAGGDARGGRRRGFGESGDGPNDRGTQDGGSSLSSRAGKGEFPGDPVERARAICLRLLTGTPRTRKQLADALHKREIPEDVAGEVLSRFEEAGLINDSAFADAWVESRHHGRGLARRALARELRTKGVDSALIDEAVAQLDSEQEESTARELVARKLRSTRGLDRDKRLRRLAGMLARKGYPEGMALRVVRQALEDEGEETEGLEDEGY from the coding sequence GTGACACGCAGAACGGACTGGGGCGAGTACGCATACCCCAGTGCCCCCGAGAGCCGGGGGCGCGGGGGTACCGCCGGGGGTACAGACGGGCACGGGTTCGGCCCGTACGACGACACGCCGTGCTACGGCACGGACGGGCCCCACGACGGTGAGTTCTACGACGGCGAACCGTACGGCGGTGACGGTGACGCCGGTCGGCGGGAGGATGGCTCGCGCTCCGGTGCGGGCGGTGACGCACGCGGCGGCCGGCGGCGTGGCTTCGGGGAATCGGGCGACGGCCCGAATGACCGGGGCACCCAGGACGGGGGTTCCTCTCTCTCGTCGAGGGCCGGGAAAGGGGAGTTCCCAGGGGACCCGGTTGAGCGGGCGCGCGCGATCTGCCTGCGCCTGCTCACCGGGACCCCGCGCACCCGCAAGCAGCTCGCGGACGCCCTGCACAAACGCGAGATCCCCGAGGACGTGGCGGGCGAGGTGCTGTCACGGTTCGAGGAGGCCGGGCTGATCAACGACAGCGCGTTCGCGGACGCCTGGGTGGAGTCCCGGCACCACGGCCGGGGTCTGGCCCGCCGAGCCCTCGCCCGGGAGCTGCGCACCAAAGGCGTCGACTCGGCGCTGATCGACGAGGCCGTCGCCCAGCTCGACTCCGAGCAGGAGGAGTCCACAGCGCGCGAGCTCGTCGCCCGCAAGCTGCGCTCCACCCGAGGCCTCGACCGCGACAAACGCCTCCGCCGCCTCGCGGGCATGCTCGCCCGCAAGGGCTACCCCGAGGGCATGGCCCTCCGTGTGGTCCGGCAGGCGCTGGAGGACGAGGGGGAGGAGACAGAGGGGCTGGAAGACGAGGGGTACTGA
- a CDS encoding amino acid ABC transporter permease gives MFDFLEDYDLLGAFWTTVQLTVYSAIGSLVWGTLLAAMRVSPVPLMRGFGTTYVNVVRNIPLTIIIVFTSLGLYSTLGIALGAERFEGTGINFRLAVLGLTAYTAAFVCEALRSGINTVPVGQAEAARAIGLNFTQVLTLVILPQAFRSVVGPLANVLIALTKNTTVAAAIGVAEAAFLMKEMIENEAQLLLISAIFAFGFCCLTLPTGLILGWVSKKVAVKR, from the coding sequence GTGTTCGACTTTCTTGAGGACTACGACCTGCTAGGGGCCTTCTGGACGACGGTGCAGCTCACCGTCTACTCAGCCATCGGCTCCCTGGTCTGGGGCACTCTGCTGGCCGCCATGCGGGTCAGCCCCGTCCCCCTGATGCGCGGATTCGGCACCACCTATGTGAACGTGGTGCGGAACATCCCGCTGACGATCATCATCGTCTTCACCTCGCTGGGCCTCTACTCGACGCTGGGCATCGCCCTCGGCGCCGAGAGGTTCGAGGGCACGGGCATCAACTTCCGGCTCGCCGTACTCGGTCTGACCGCCTACACCGCGGCGTTCGTCTGCGAGGCACTGCGCTCCGGCATCAACACCGTGCCGGTCGGCCAGGCAGAGGCGGCCCGTGCCATCGGGCTGAACTTCACCCAGGTGCTGACCCTGGTGATCCTTCCCCAGGCGTTCCGCTCCGTCGTCGGGCCGCTGGCGAACGTGCTGATCGCCCTGACCAAGAACACCACGGTCGCGGCGGCGATCGGCGTGGCCGAGGCGGCGTTCCTGATGAAGGAGATGATCGAGAACGAGGCCCAGCTCCTCCTCATCTCCGCCATTTTCGCGTTCGGGTTCTGCTGCCTCACCCTCCCGACCGGTCTGATCCTCGGCTGGGTGAGCAAGAAGGTGGCGGTGAAGCGATGA
- a CDS encoding AzlD domain-containing protein, which translates to MNVWIAIAATAVGCHAVKLLGLLIPEGVLERPLVQRLAALFPVALLAALTAQRTFADGHALVLDARAAGLAAAAVALLLRAPILLVVAAAVIVTAGVRATTG; encoded by the coding sequence ATGAACGTCTGGATCGCGATCGCCGCCACCGCCGTCGGCTGCCACGCCGTCAAGCTCCTCGGCCTGCTAATCCCCGAAGGCGTCCTGGAACGGCCGCTCGTTCAGCGCCTCGCCGCCCTGTTCCCCGTGGCCCTTCTCGCCGCCCTCACGGCCCAGCGGACCTTCGCCGACGGACACGCCCTGGTCCTGGACGCCCGGGCGGCGGGGCTCGCCGCAGCCGCCGTCGCGCTGCTCCTGCGTGCCCCCATCCTGCTCGTCGTGGCCGCGGCGGTGATCGTGACGGCCGGGGTGCGGGCGACGACGGGCTGA
- a CDS encoding response regulator transcription factor codes for MRLLLVEDDNHVAAALSAVLARHGFAVTHARSGEEALQALVPEGNGFGVVLLDLGLPDQDGYEVCGKIRKRTSTPVIMVTARADVRSRIHGLNLGADDYVVKPYDTGELLARIHAVARRRAPDGAAAPGDTGLRLGSVLIELPTRQVSVDGSVVQLTRKEFDLLALLAQRPGVVFRREQIISEVWRTSWEGTGRTLEVHVASLRSKLRMPALIETVRGVGYRLVSPTP; via the coding sequence ATGAGGCTGCTCCTCGTCGAGGACGACAACCACGTCGCCGCTGCCCTGTCCGCGGTCCTGGCCCGGCACGGCTTCGCCGTCACGCACGCCCGCAGCGGCGAGGAGGCGCTCCAGGCGCTCGTCCCGGAGGGGAACGGCTTCGGGGTCGTCCTGCTCGATCTCGGCCTGCCCGACCAGGACGGATACGAGGTCTGCGGCAAGATCCGCAAGCGCACCAGCACCCCGGTGATCATGGTGACGGCCCGCGCCGACGTACGTTCCCGGATCCACGGCCTCAACCTCGGCGCCGACGACTACGTGGTCAAGCCGTACGACACCGGCGAGCTGCTCGCCCGGATCCACGCCGTCGCCCGCCGTCGGGCCCCCGACGGGGCCGCGGCGCCCGGCGACACCGGGCTGCGCCTCGGGTCCGTGCTCATCGAGCTGCCCACCCGCCAGGTCAGCGTGGACGGATCGGTCGTCCAGCTGACCCGCAAGGAGTTCGATCTGCTCGCGCTGCTGGCCCAGCGGCCCGGGGTGGTGTTCCGCCGGGAACAGATCATCAGCGAGGTGTGGCGGACCAGTTGGGAAGGGACCGGGCGCACCCTCGAGGTGCATGTCGCCTCCCTGCGGTCCAAGCTGCGGATGCCCGCCCTGATCGAGACGGTGCGCGGGGTCGGCTACCGGTTGGTCTCCCCGACGCCGTAG
- a CDS encoding HAMP domain-containing sensor histidine kinase — MRTRLLPLLIVLMAAVLLALGIPLAVSLAAARQQEVVVDRIDDTARFAALAQFVTERPSGSRVDTTDGRRETLQRELDQYYNVYGIKAGVFYREDGRAPMANAPYEWGVPTEGEGLAAFDEALLGRRPHDPKQVWPWQDGRLVVASPVIHDGDVVAAVVTDSPTDQMRSKILRGWLIIGAGEIAAMLLAVGAALRLTGWVLKPVRVLDVTTHAIASGRLKSRVAVAGGPPELRRLAGSFNEMADNVEDVLEQQRAFVADASHQLRNPLAALLLRIELLALELPEDNEEIASVRTEGKRLARVLDDLLDLALAEHAEADLRLTDVGELAAERVASWSPLADDKGVRLVGTCPATTAWADPVALSSALDAVIDNALKFTPAGETVEVRVASNGEACTVVVTDGGPGLSDEELERVGDRFWRSTAHQNIKGSGLGLSISRALIVAGGGSISYAHHKPHGLRVTVSVPRTRPPA, encoded by the coding sequence GTGCGCACTCGTCTTCTTCCGCTGCTCATCGTCCTGATGGCCGCCGTGCTGCTGGCACTCGGCATCCCACTGGCGGTGAGCCTCGCGGCGGCGCGGCAACAGGAGGTGGTCGTCGACCGCATCGACGACACGGCGCGCTTCGCGGCCCTCGCCCAGTTCGTCACCGAACGCCCCAGCGGATCCCGGGTCGACACCACGGACGGCCGCCGCGAGACCCTGCAGCGGGAGCTGGACCAGTATTACAACGTGTACGGCATCAAGGCCGGCGTCTTCTACCGCGAGGACGGCCGGGCCCCCATGGCCAACGCCCCCTACGAGTGGGGTGTGCCCACCGAGGGAGAGGGCCTCGCCGCCTTCGACGAGGCGCTGCTGGGGCGCCGCCCGCACGACCCGAAGCAGGTGTGGCCCTGGCAGGACGGCCGTCTGGTCGTGGCATCCCCGGTCATCCACGACGGTGACGTCGTCGCCGCCGTAGTCACCGACTCGCCCACGGATCAGATGCGCTCGAAGATCCTGCGCGGCTGGCTGATCATCGGCGCGGGCGAGATCGCCGCGATGCTCCTCGCCGTCGGCGCCGCGCTGCGTCTGACGGGGTGGGTCCTCAAGCCCGTACGGGTCCTCGACGTCACCACCCACGCCATCGCCTCCGGACGCCTGAAGTCGCGGGTCGCGGTGGCCGGCGGACCGCCGGAACTGAGGCGCCTGGCCGGGTCGTTCAACGAGATGGCCGACAACGTCGAGGACGTCCTGGAGCAGCAGCGCGCCTTCGTCGCCGATGCCTCGCACCAACTGCGCAACCCGCTGGCCGCGTTGCTGCTGCGCATCGAGCTGCTCGCCCTCGAACTGCCCGAGGACAACGAGGAGATCGCCTCCGTCCGCACCGAGGGGAAGCGCCTCGCCCGTGTCCTCGACGACCTGCTCGACCTGGCACTCGCCGAGCACGCCGAGGCCGATCTGCGGCTCACCGACGTGGGCGAGCTGGCCGCCGAGCGGGTCGCCTCCTGGTCGCCGCTCGCCGACGACAAGGGCGTACGACTGGTCGGCACCTGCCCGGCCACCACCGCCTGGGCCGACCCCGTCGCCCTGTCCAGCGCCCTGGACGCGGTGATCGACAACGCGCTGAAGTTCACGCCCGCCGGGGAGACCGTCGAGGTCCGGGTCGCCTCGAACGGCGAAGCCTGCACGGTGGTGGTCACCGACGGCGGGCCAGGCCTCAGCGACGAGGAACTGGAGCGCGTCGGCGACCGCTTCTGGCGCAGCACAGCGCACCAGAACATCAAGGGCTCGGGCCTCGGGCTCTCCATCTCCCGGGCGCTGATCGTGGCGGGCGGCGGTTCCATCTCGTACGCCCACCACAAGCCGCACGGGCTGCGGGTGACGGTGTCGGTGCCGAGGACGCGTCCGCCGGCCTGA
- a CDS encoding amino acid ABC transporter permease, with product MSQVLYDVPGPRARRRNALLSALFVVALAAALWWVYVKLDEKNQLDWAKWSPFFTDSRTWTTYILPGLENTLIAAALAMVLALPLGALFGISRLSDHQWVRWPSGAVVEFFRAIPVLILMIFANQVYSEYTNISPDDRPLYAVVTGLVLYNASVLAEIVRAGILSLPKGQSEAAMAIGLRKNQTMRFVLLPQSVTAMLPAIVSQLVVIVKDTALGGALLNFDELLAAVRPMSSFYGANTIASFTVVAVIFVALNFALTTFASWLESRLRRGKKSTGAVLPAAAVGGTTATGGEGGGIPGLGTYPKKTDT from the coding sequence ATGAGTCAGGTCCTGTACGACGTACCCGGGCCCCGGGCCAGGCGTCGGAACGCCCTCCTCTCGGCACTGTTCGTGGTCGCCCTCGCCGCCGCTCTGTGGTGGGTGTACGTCAAGCTCGACGAGAAGAACCAGCTCGACTGGGCGAAGTGGTCGCCCTTCTTCACGGACTCCCGGACGTGGACCACGTACATCCTGCCGGGCCTGGAGAACACCCTCATCGCGGCGGCCCTCGCCATGGTGCTGGCTCTGCCGCTCGGTGCGCTCTTCGGTATCTCGCGGCTCTCCGACCACCAGTGGGTGCGGTGGCCGTCCGGCGCCGTGGTGGAGTTCTTCCGAGCGATCCCCGTACTGATCCTGATGATCTTCGCCAACCAGGTGTACTCCGAGTACACGAACATCAGCCCGGACGACCGTCCGCTGTACGCGGTCGTCACCGGCCTGGTGCTGTACAACGCCTCGGTTCTCGCGGAGATCGTGCGGGCCGGCATCCTGTCCCTGCCGAAGGGGCAGTCGGAAGCCGCGATGGCGATCGGTCTGCGCAAGAACCAGACGATGCGGTTCGTCCTGCTGCCGCAGTCGGTCACGGCGATGCTGCCCGCGATCGTCAGCCAACTGGTCGTCATCGTGAAGGACACCGCGCTCGGTGGCGCGCTGCTCAACTTCGACGAATTGCTGGCGGCGGTTCGCCCGATGAGCTCGTTCTACGGCGCGAACACCATCGCCAGCTTCACCGTGGTGGCCGTGATCTTCGTGGCTCTCAACTTCGCACTCACCACCTTCGCGAGCTGGCTGGAAAGCAGACTGCGGCGTGGCAAGAAGTCGACCGGAGCGGTGCTTCCCGCGGCGGCGGTCGGGGGCACCACGGCGACCGGTGGGGAGGGCGGCGGTATCCCCGGTCTCGGCACCTACCCCAAGAAGACCGATACCTGA
- a CDS encoding DUF3046 domain-containing protein, which translates to MRLTVFWQRMADHFGEGYADTFARDHVMSGLGGRTVREALDAGWEAKDVWRVVCTTMGVPAENR; encoded by the coding sequence ATGCGGTTGACGGTCTTCTGGCAGCGGATGGCGGATCACTTCGGTGAGGGGTACGCCGACACCTTCGCGCGCGATCATGTGATGTCCGGCCTCGGCGGGCGCACGGTGCGCGAGGCGCTGGACGCCGGCTGGGAGGCCAAGGACGTGTGGCGCGTGGTGTGCACGACCATGGGCGTTCCAGCCGAAAACCGCTGA